The following coding sequences are from one Microtus pennsylvanicus isolate mMicPen1 chromosome 1, mMicPen1.hap1, whole genome shotgun sequence window:
- the Pnma8c gene encoding paraneoplastic antigen-like protein 8C — translation MVFGVQDIALLEHGCKALEVDSYKSLMILGIPEDCSHQEFEDIIRTPLKPLGKFEVAGKAYLEEDRSKAAIIRLAEDLNYDVVPRQIKGKGGMWRVVYMPKWQDIEFLTKLNLFLRREGRTVEDVARILSRELCPTTVVPEELSSRECSLSLQGENADKRATTKADEMPLLKDPEKESKAEEGKKGKKKSKKSRRQQQASDKKP, via the coding sequence ATGGTATTTGGAGTCCAGGACATTGCATTGTTAGAACATGGGTGCAAGGCCTTGGAGGTGGACAGTTACAAGTCTTTGATGATCCTGGGGATCCCAGAGGACTGTAGCCACCAAGAATTTGAAGACATCATACGGACTCCTCTCAAACCGCTGGGCAAGTTCGAAGTGGCTGGGAAGGCCTACCTGGAGGAAGATAGGTCCAAGGCGGCCATCATCAGGTTGGCAGAGGACCTCAATTACGACGTGGTGCCCAGGCAGATCAAGGGCAAGGGCGGTATGTGGAGAGTGGTCTACATGCCCAAGTGGCAGGACATCGAATTCCTGACCAAGCTCAATTTGTTCCTGCGGAGAGAGGGCAGGACGGTAGAGGATGTGGCCCGCATCCTCAGTCGCGAGCTGTGCCCCACCACAGTAGTTCCCGAAGAGCTATCTTCCAGGGAGTGCAGTCTGTCTCTGCAGGGGGAGAACGCAGACAAGAGGGCCACCACCAAGGCAGATGAGATGCCCCTTCTCAAGGacccagagaaggagagcaaggctGAAGAGGGcaagaagggcaagaagaaaagcaagaaaagtcGGCGCCAGCAGCAGGCTTCTGATAAGAAGCCGTGA